TCTATCCGGTTGTTTTAGAGCAGGTAATAGgaattgttttgtgtgttttaggGCAGGTAATAGGAATTGTTTTGTGTTTTAGGGCAGGTAATAGgagttgttttgtgtgttttaggGCAGGTAATAGgagttgttttgtgtgttttaggGCAGGTAATAGGAATTGTTCTGTGTGTTTTAGGGCAGGTGATAGGAATTGTTTTGTGTTTTAGGGCAGGTGATAGGAATTGTTCTGTGTGTTTTAGGGCAGGTGATAGGAATTGTTTTGTGTGGGCGTTATATTATTGATTATCGTTAACTGATTGATGGTATCATTATGTTTTCGCGATGCCCTCTCTCTGCAGTTACGAGAAACGACTTTACTGATGGAGGGGCCAGAAAGAAGCGGACTAGGGCCGCCTCCGACACCCCCACCCCCGTTGTGACCAAACGTAACCGCCACATCTGACACCCACCTCATCACTCTCCCTGCCGACTCCCCACACACCCCACGGGAGAGGTCTGGGGGGGAACACCTGCAAAACAAACACCATCACCTGGGAAACATAGGATTTTGCACTTACGAAGCGGAACATCAGGGTTTTCACCATAACCCCCTCCCAGAATACCGGTCCCcttggtgtgtgtgagagcgtgttGAAGGAAgtatttgattgtgtgtgtgagagagagagagtgtgtgaggatAAACTCAGTGAAGAAGGTGCTGTTATGCtatcttcctcttcctggtgAAACTGAGAGAGCCATGCTGTCACCCCTCTGTATTCCCTGGGATCTGCTCGTACCGACACCTCCATCAGAAGCCACAAACATCCCAATCAAACTATATATGTGGAAAAACACTTGTCTTGCTACTCTGTGTGCAAGTGTATTGTGGCAATCCTCCTTTATCTATGTAGTTAGCTCTGTTTATGCAGAAAGATGTTAACTGCTTTGAGAAAAGTATATTGTTTTGTTAAACTTTTGACTGTGATTTAACTGACAGACTCATTGGCTGGGACTCTAGACTAGGTGACGTTCCCTCGCTGTAGTGGCCATGTCATACCCCCCTTAGTCGACGTAAACCAATAAACTAGTGGCCTATCACAATGCTTCTAGTGTGTTGAGAGCACGGTTGGGGCCAAAAGATAGACATCGGCCATAGATCGGCAAGGGACGTTTTTAAGACCGCAGTGTCGGTCTCATATGGGTAATGCGATAATCTTTTAGACTGGAATGAAACGAGTTAAGAGAATTGTTTGATTTAAAAGCTGcagagcagggttccccaactggtagCCCACGAACCAAATTTGACCCACGTGGTttcatttgcccccccccccccggtaaataaataattattatgCTTGGAACAAAAGTTAATCAGaaccaagtgattttaattttggatatCTGTTCCCAAGTACTCATTTacaaaatgtaagcaaggtttgaaatgattgtttaaggtatattatatctgtttggacCTCCTgctgtcaatttgcagtctacaaatgatttgtaattatgttccggcccctgCCCATCCACCCAAGAAATcgtcccgtggctgaatctagttgacgaTCTCTGCTGAAGAAAGTCCCAGTGGCTCGAAGGAGCATGAAGGGTTTTGATATGCATGCTTTTTAGTTTTTTAAAGCCTCAACATGGCTCTATTTATATTCCGCTTTTTTCTAATTCCGTACATACTGCCAAATGTATCAACATGCTCTCTGTGACACTTTAGTGTTATTAATACTAAAAGCCCAAATTTAAAGCTACGAATCGCCAGCAATGTAGTCCCTCGCTCCACCCCTGTCCCAGATTGTGGCATCGATTGCTAGCAGCTTTGACCTGCTCTGATTTCCAGAGATATGCCTTGAAATGGGGGTCGATGATGACCGCACACGACGGAAAGTCTTAAATTCCCGTAAGAACTGTGTTGTATGTGCATGGCGCTATACATCCTACTCACCCCCTTTCTCACTGAGATACTGTATCTATATCATTCAGCTTGTGTAGGAATAGATTTTTCTAACTTTTTTTGTAAACAATGTCCTTTTTGCCAGATATTTTTTTTAGGATGTCTCGAAGCTGTAGGAGTGACTTTCTTTCCGTTTTGTGCTAATGTACTTTGCCCTACCGGGACCTCACTTGACTAACAGTACTCTTACAGTTGACATGAATATTAAGTAAATATGTACATGAAGATGTATGGAGaattatatacctgtatcctgtttGAAATGGTTGTTTGCAGTCTCCCACCTTTTAGTTATGAAAATCCCCACTGACTATGAAACAGGCCTTGTTTACAATGGGATTACAACAGAAACCGGTCCCTAATGCTGTAAAACAATAAAAGTCCAAATATGTTGATTTGTGGGTTGTTATtaaggctgggaattgccagggacctcaggATACAATATATTGTCACGATACTGACAATAATATTGCGTTGTCAAAAATATCCCCAAATGTAACTATAGAAGATATGTTATACATGACCTGAAACTTGGTgaaaacaaaacatgcacacTTAAATATTGACATTTCTCTTTATTTAATCATGTTTTGAGTaaagtattttttaaacattaataAAATACCAAGCGGCTTCATATAAAATGTACTGTGTGTCAGTCCGAAGTTAAAGCACAATAGTATCGGTGCTATCCTACCAGTATAGTTCACTGCTGCTCCGCTACAATGTTGCCTTTAGTTCAAATCAAGCTTTCCTTTATTGGATGGATCTTAAAGCACATCTCTAACATGTCTAATTCTTCATGTAGAGGCTCACAAACACAATTATATTTTACTGAATTGAAACAACTTGGCATTGAATAACAATCTTACTCTATGAAAATGTAAAGTACATTTGTTTTCTAAgtcccgtgtagctcagttggtagagcatggtgctggcaACACCAGGGtctgattcccacaggggaccagtatggaGGAGAATGTATGCACTCACAATCTGGATAAGAGTATGTTAAAATAAGATTTTCAGTAGTCGTTTATTAAGTGCTTATTTCAATCACAGTATTATTTATTTGAATGCAAAACGTTTTGTACAAATGTATTTTGCTTTCCTGTGCCCCTCTTGAAATGCACAGGAAAACGCAACTTTTATTAACGTATCAAACTTCATCATCCAATAGCAAATGTGGAAAAAAAATTATCCTTGGCATGTGGCATTCTGTGGCACTTAAAAGACTCCTGTCAACATTCACAAACAAACCCTCAGTTCATTTACTCAAACATTTGGCACTATTTTACCTTTCTTGACAATGAAGGCTAGCCTGATGAATCAAACCGCTCGTTGCTCCTTACAGATCGTGACACCATCTTGAATCCTTCTTCACAACACCTTATTTCAGTCCAGTCCTCAGTCTTTAGCCCTTGACTGTTGAGAGCTCTGCCTACAGGTCAATTGTCTCACTGCAGATGCTCATCGCATCAATCTGTCTGCAGACATTGATGAACTCCTCTTGTATGGACCGGTCCGCTTCAGACTCTAGGTCAAGACTCTCCTGTGAGGCTGACCCCAGTGTGCGATAGTGTCTCTGCATGTGTGAGCCCTGGTGGCTGGAGGCTGTAATGCGGCTTGAGCTGCCGCCTAGGGATGGGGGTTGGGCGTGCCCCTCTGGGCTGGAACAGAGGACCAGAAAGGACCCCCCTAATGAGGGTCTGTacaaggagcaggaggaggaactTCCCCTCCAGCGTTCTGGGGAAGAGGAgttggaggacagggagggagatggtggagcgCCCAGGATGGTGTCGCCTGCCATAGTTCGGTTTGgtagaggggttgggggaggagGGGCCATCTCCACGCAGGAGGTCGTCCGGTACAGGCCTGGGTCAGCTGAGAGGGTCTCTCGAAGCACCTGGCCACTATTGGGCAGGGTGGACGTGGAGTAGGGGATGTTGAGTGACAGGTCACTGCAGCAAAAGGGTTTGGACGGTCTGAAGAGGCTTATGGGAAAGAGGTCCTCGCTGAAGAGCGCCTCATCAATACTACGGCGCAGGTTGATGGGCGATGGCGGCCGCAGGTCAGCCGTGGAGTCGCTGGTGAAGGAGGAACCCCCGGACGCCTCTCCACCACACCTGTCCTCGGGCTTGCTGGAGCCAGGCAGATCCAAATTCAGGTCCAGGTCTCTGTAAGCCAAGGCCCGGTTGCTGTGGTACAGGAGGTCCAGGCCGTTCAAGCTGCTGCCTAGCCTTTCATCCACCAGTGTGTAGAGGGGCAGGCACTCTGTCTCCCCGTGCCCAATGTCGCAGATGGTAAGCTTCTCCTGCTGGCTCAGGGTCCACTGGTAGGTTCCCGGCATAATGGGCGACTTGATCGCCAGCAGCTCCGTCCAGCAGCTTCCTGGCTGAGGAAGGTGGTCAGAGCAGTAAATTGGCTGGGCCACCACCAGGGCTAAGGTGAGACAAACTCCGGCCTCACAAACCCTGCAGCTGAGCTGGAAGGTCCACCAAGGCCAGGGGCGGAACACATCTGCTCCTCCGGCGAGCCCCAGAGAGTGGAGCATGGCGTACAGCTGCAGCCCGGCGCATGCCAGGCAGAACAGAGCCGAAAGGCACACTGTCGCAGCCGCACGGTCCCAGTCCCTGCTCTCTGCGAACGGACAACGGTTGTATCGCTCAGCTGGCGTGGGCGAGGTGTTATTCAGGTGGTAAATGTGCTTTGAGTCCGCCCGTACGTAGCAGAAGAACACAAAATAGGCGACCGATAGAAAAGAAACCAGCGCCACAAACGCTCCCCGGGCGATGAGCGAGATGAAGAGGCAGAAGGGCGCCCTCCTCTGGTAGAGCCTCAGCAGTGCGACGGGACCGAAAGCTGCTGCGAAGTGCAGCAACACCAGACAGGCCAGGAAACAGGGTCTCTGGAAGGCTGAGTAGGATAGCTGCATCCTGGAGCGCATAGAGAGGAGCAGGAAGACCAGGCCGAAGGCTGCAGTCAGGCAGGGGAACGGGGCTTCGTAGAGCAGCAAGGAGGCCTCGGTGGAGGGCAGCCGGTTCTGGTGGCCGTAGGCATCGTAGAGGAGGGAGAAAGCCCTGGTACACCCTGCAGACAGGAGGAAGATGCTGACCAGGCCGAAGTAGCCACAGCCGGAAGGGCAGCGCAGGGGCAGGCACAGCAGGTTGAGCGCCGAGGCCAGGGTCACCATGGCGAAGATGGAGCCCAGACCGTACACGTGTGCATCCCAGGCTAACCCCCAGGCGGCCATAGCGCTGTTCCAATCAGAGTGCAGGGATACGAACATGGTCCGGGACGGAATCAGGAAGGGGTTATTTGATTGGTTTGCGGAGGGGGTGTTGGCGG
Above is a genomic segment from Oncorhynchus clarkii lewisi isolate Uvic-CL-2024 chromosome 33, UVic_Ocla_1.0, whole genome shotgun sequence containing:
- the LOC139393315 gene encoding proline-rich transmembrane protein 4-like — translated: MHHLHRMMALCLWCSLLAILLHTTVFADEEADLTKPTGPPASKGWSYWLGSYLPKQPSLSRFPSLPAAPSFPSLNPFGGKSQTKNAGPQRTTPSEGPTKELSKGPIERPTEGPKEGPTERPTEGPTEGRTEPENSPENSGSVEEGINKSPQSSTITSWTEGHPSSTEIRTVTNPQTVTPNKNTQPNTQDILDSITAVLETITSISQGVDISSDSLTSTNILPQTITHETAETAQTPKHSWSVTTKSFPKETKIQDELVPQSDPLTASVPLTSPQTTVSTTLVTTPPRITVNPTQVETTLTRQPLDSGTPPTSPQTRVTTRRLASTVSTDIGTKEAPVTETQPSQSSPDKGFSEAKAGPVEERLGANTTTRTDDRTLRVNSPTPGGNLPDAEDWLSDPMGSEATYLPDCNQERSGICNISNTWAPLTTSDVLPTANTPSANQSNNPFLIPSRTMFVSLHSDWNSAMAAWGLAWDAHVYGLGSIFAMVTLASALNLLCLPLRCPSGCGYFGLVSIFLLSAGCTRAFSLLYDAYGHQNRLPSTEASLLLYEAPFPCLTAAFGLVFLLLSMRSRMQLSYSAFQRPCFLACLVLLHFAAAFGPVALLRLYQRRAPFCLFISLIARGAFVALVSFLSVAYFVFFCYVRADSKHIYHLNNTSPTPAERYNRCPFAESRDWDRAAATVCLSALFCLACAGLQLYAMLHSLGLAGGADVFRPWPWWTFQLSCRVCEAGVCLTLALVVAQPIYCSDHLPQPGSCWTELLAIKSPIMPGTYQWTLSQQEKLTICDIGHGETECLPLYTLVDERLGSSLNGLDLLYHSNRALAYRDLDLNLDLPGSSKPEDRCGGEASGGSSFTSDSTADLRPPSPINLRRSIDEALFSEDLFPISLFRPSKPFCCSDLSLNIPYSTSTLPNSGQVLRETLSADPGLYRTTSCVEMAPPPPTPLPNRTMAGDTILGAPPSPSLSSNSSSPERWRGSSSSCSLYRPSLGGSFLVLCSSPEGHAQPPSLGGSSSRITASSHQGSHMQRHYRTLGSASQESLDLESEADRSIQEEFINVCRQIDAMSICSETIDL